In a single window of the Trichoderma breve strain T069 chromosome 6, whole genome shotgun sequence genome:
- a CDS encoding lactonase, 7-bladed beta-propeller domain-containing protein, with protein MGGVFCDVARDGRTLSVANIDGSTVSIYPLSSHGIIGDATFVFKYNLTNPGPGTNESQIQSNPHAAAFDPTGEYMIVPDRGADHVYVYHIDGPERVTQINNITLEPGTGPRHVTFRKFNRTRTFMYLVSELDNTVRVFALDGVNNDSRGPPHSSLSITLVQIISTLGPGSNRSEPNNINLAAEVALSNDGMFAYVSNRNTVSYSTDTLAIYSVHPDELEHLVYIGSTPTYGKIPRHFSLSPENRFIAVANEVSNNVIILERNQTSGLVNSMVGNVTLGEFDVTQNNGPMAVVWDSNFKNYL; from the exons ATGGGAGGCGTTTTTTGCGATGTTGCCAGGGACGGTAGGACTTTATCTGTCGCAAACAT CGATGGTTCGACTGTATCTATCTATCCTTTGTCGTCGCATGGCATTATTGGCGACGCTACTTTTGTCTTCAAGTACAATCTCACCAATCCAGGGCCAGGAACAAACGAGTCGCAGATCCAGAGCAATCcacatgctgctgctttcgATCCTACTGGAGAATACATGATAGTACCGGACCGAGGCGCAGATCATGTCTACGTCTACCATATCGACGGACCAGAACGAGTAACTCAGATTAACAACATCACCCTCGAGCCAGGAACGGGACCTCGCCATGTCACATTCCGAAAGTTCAATCGTACGCGAACATTTATGTATCTTGTTAGCGAGCTGGATAACACGGTCAGAGTATTCGCTCTCGACGGCGTCAACAACGATAGCCGTGGCCCTCCACATTCGTCCTTGAGCATCACCCTGGTCCAAATTATCTCAACCCTTGGCCCTGGCTCAAACCGCTCAGAGCCAAACAATATCAACCTGGCCGCGGAAGTGGCCCTCTCGAACGATGGGATGTTTGCTTATGTGTCCAACCGTAATACAGTATCGTACAGCACAGACACACTGGCCATCTATTCAGTCCACCCGGATGAGTTGGAGCATCTGGTCTATATTGGGAGCACCCCAACCTACGGCAAAATTCCAAGACATTTCTCGCTTTCTCCCGAAAATCGGTTTATTGCAGTCGCCAACGAAGTATCCAACAATGTGATTATATTAGAACGCAACCAAACATCTGGACTTGTGAACTCAATGGTCGGGAACGTGACCCTGGGTGAGTTTGATGTTACACAAAACAATGGACCGATGGCTGTGGTTTGGGATAGCAACTTCAAAAACTATCTTTAA
- a CDS encoding fungal specific transcription factor domain-containing protein, which translates to MPDATEIGIYQCGFCKAEYKRADHLVRHVRSHTKQRPFLCLVCGKGFSRQDLLKRHATIHHTQVLAGGEPSRSARNGPRVHQACRSCAAKKLKCTDEKPCKRCRERGVSCKEQSEETSGTLPPGQPALSDPTTPTSAMEFNLQTDILIPSGTDDTTITETLLASNSQKLADIIQDVLGVPDVGHFRQDDSAFPPFDNTDFSFLDVLDMSDKVPSNISPSRIPSAPESNIGVGSEAFQKSSVISGWDPHGEVDIRSPHEDLVLPNNSIRPEDLSSPGTVSGLETTIMSLATRDQIMHMILRRAPKNLASCIIETFPTPEILTSIILYGLTHMRETMASSFIHEPSFDINNERLELLGALIAYGSVCSPSPALRHFGYAVQDMLPRVINDLVEEDDTARRDLGVAQAFYIQLYLAYWSAICRKIEVAETSTLLGATSLRRGHHFRNESYEAPETYLCMSELSLDQKWACWIAKESMKRLAYFAMTLDASMTLARKMPPVFSYAEMSIPLPASMDLWAATTCQEWQKLLLQRDNLRLTQPPPLSRILRHPYAVGEHFDMVDTQFTIHIFLSGFWALVLEYQQLSSLSKDAGMHDFVLNSRHSELVSTLEQFKAEVKARSILCPQMEILRELFCLHLHVSFDKVASYAGRGSEEDTRSAVPYVQRWFDNPKARDSLWHAGQVFNAAKKHAKKHLADMGVVALYHAAVVLWVWALLRKTQQPHDEVALPQVAIDGDDNLALFKLHNGWQGQLVLTDRAGQLIPLTEPALVTDLARDIILSNWGNEPVPITTQEVLCIMERFSDITRKRFSHI; encoded by the coding sequence ATGCCAGATGCTACAGAGATTGGTATTTACCAATGCGGCTTCTGCAAAGCAGAGTACAAGCGGGCAGACCATCTTGTTCGCCATGTACGAAGCCACACAAAACAACGACCCTTTCTCTGTTTGGTGTGTGGCAAGGGCTTTAGTAGGCAAGATTTGCTGAAACGCCACGCCACAATTCATCATACACAAGTATTAGCAGGAGGAGAGCCCTCAAGGAGCGCTCGAAACGGCCCCCGTGTTCACCAGGCTTGTCGATCTTGCGCGGCCAAGAAGCTAAAATGCACTGATGAGAAGCCGTGCAAGCGATGCCGCGAGAGAGGCGTGTCCTGCAAGGAGCAAAGTGAGGAGACATCTGGAACCCTCCCGCCTGGACAGCCTGCCTTGTCGGACCCAACTACGCCGACGTCTGCCATGGAGTTTAACTTACAGACAGACATCCTAATACCCTCCGGGACTGATGATACAACCATTACAGAAACTTTATTAGCATCTAATTCTCAGAAACTGGCAGACATCATTCAAGATGTCTTAGGGGTCCCCGATGTCGGCCACTTTAGGCAGGATGATTCGGCGTTTCCCCCCTTCGACAATACGGATTTCTCATTCCTCGATGTCCTGGATATGTCAGACAAAGTGCCGTCCAACATTTCTCCATCCAGAATCCCCAGCGCTCCCGAGTCTAATATTGGAGTCGGGTCAGAAGCTTTCCAAAAGTCTTCTGTTATCTCTGGTTGGGATCCTCATGGGGAAGTTGACATTAGGTCTCCCCACGAGGATTTGGTCTTGCCGAACAACAGTATCAGACCAGAAGATCTGTCGTCTCCAGGCACAGTATCAGGGTTAGAGACTACAATTATGTCCTTGGCCACAAGAGATCAAATAATGCACATGATTCTGCGAAGAGCACCCAAGAATCTTGCTTCCTGTATAATAGAGACATTTCCGACTCCTGAAATTCTGACGAGCATCATCCTATATGGGTTGACTCACATGAGAGAAACCATGGCGTCTTCTTTTATCCATGAACCATCATTTGACATCAACAATGAGAGGCTTGAGTTACTGGGGGCTTTGATTGCTTATGGGTCTGTCTGTTCTCCATCACCTGCACTACGCCATTTTGGGTACGCTGTCCAGGATATGTTGCCAAGAGTCATCAATGATCTAGTCGAGGAGGACGATACGGCAAGGCGTGACCTTGGTGTTGCTCAAGCATTTTACATCCAGCTCTACCTCGCCTACTGGAGTGCTATATGTCGAAAAATCGAAGTCGCAGAGACAAGCACACTTTTGGGGGCTACATCTCTTCGCAGAGGCCACCATTTTCGCAATGAAAGCTATGAAGCCCCGGAAACTTACCTGTGCATGTCAGAACTATCCTTAGATCAGAAGTGGGCATGTTGGATAGCAAAGGAGTCAATGAAACGGCTTGCATACTTTGCCATGACACTCGATGCCAGTATGACCCTGGCGAGAAAGATGCCTCCTGTCTTTTCGTATGCGGAAATGTCTATTCCACTGCCTGCTTCGATGGATCTCTGGGCAGCAACTACGTGCCAGGAATGGCAGAAACTTCTTTTACAGAGAGACAATTTGAGATTGACTCAACCTCCTCCACTGTCTAGAATATTACGACATCCGTATGCGGTAGGAGAACACTTCGATATGGTGGATACCCAGTTCACCATTCACATCTTTCTGTCTGGCTTCTGGGCCTTGGTCCTAGAATACCAACAGTTAAGTTCTCTTTCTAAAGACGCAGGGATGCACGATTTTGTGCTCAATTCTAGACACTCCGAGCTGGTATCGACATTGGAACAGTTTAAAGCCGAAGTCAAGGCGCGGTCAATATTGTGTCCGCAAATGGAGATCCTTCGGGAACTATTCTGCCTGCACCTGCATGTCTCATTTGATAAGGTTGCCAGTTATGCGGGCCGAGGCAGTGAGGAGGATACTCGATCGGCCGTGCCATATGTGCAGCGATGGTTCGACAATCCCAAGGCTCGAGATTCATTGTGGCACGCGGGGCAGGTTTTCAACGCTGCTAAGAAGCACGCCAAAAAGCATTTGGCTGACATGGGTGTCGTTGCTCTGTATCATGCCGCGGTGGTTCTTTGGGTATGGGCGCTGTTACGGAAGACCCAACAACCGCACGACGAGGTCGCTTTGCCTCAGGTGGCcatcgatggagatgataaTCTAGCTCTGTTTAAACTACACAATGGCTGGCAAGGCCAGCTAGTATTAACGGATCGGGCAGGCCAATTGATTCCTCTGACCGAGCCTGCCCTGGTGACGGATCTTGCCCGGGATATTATCCTCTCCAATTGGGGTAATGAGCCGGTGCCAATCACAACCCAAGAAGTCCTATGTATCATGGAGCGATTTTCGGATATAACGAGAAAACGATTCAGCCATATCTAG
- a CDS encoding x-Pro dipeptidyl-peptidase (S15 family) domain-containing protein — protein MPNRIRDLYKVDSTSFPYLYEENVTITLKSLQGLVRCNIYRPKSENKVPVLVTYGPYGKDIPYEHFSAKSFADINPKHKSAHSSWETPDPAFWTAHGYAVLRADEVGSGQSPGVLDTMSKSTTDAFVDVIEWAAEQTWSNGKVGLVGISYFGGSQWRVAARQPKGLAAMIPCDGMADYYRDRCRHGGILTGFLKWWFSNSVANTIEGDLDANELAENLRDQAVDNSQHFFRDDPYYASRDYNLEDIVTPLLSLGNWGSIMIHLRGNYEGFRLASSEKKFLRMNVGRHDVPFYEDETVQVQLSFLDAFLKGQDKGGWIDGTRPPVDLILRRGNVGVNNPEAEKAFQRRFETEWPLARTQYTKYYLTPEGNLITTIPSIHYNRLSYPALGNVEDPQFVHFSSYPFSQDTEITGYITAHLNISVTPLSGGPVPTDIDLFLTLRHFGPNGKEIHYTGITGEPVPLCKGWQRVSLRKVNDKHPRHREWLPYRDYISSDVLTVIPGEVYPVDVEVWATTVMVEKGEYLVFEVSSGDTQGGGLFNHDLNERSYERFAGNNHIHFSSEFINSITLPVIP, from the exons ATGCCCAACCGAATTCGTGACCTGTACAAGGTTGACTCCACCTCTTTTCCTTACCTATATGAAGAAAATGTCACCATTACGCTTAAGAGCTTACAAGGGCTCGTCCGATGCAACATCTACCGGCCCAAGAGTGAGAACAAGGTGCCCGTGTTAGTGACATATGGTCCATATGGAAAGGATATCCCTTACGAACA CTTTAGCGCCAAATCATTCGCAGACATTAACCCTAAACACAAGTCTGCACATTCCTCATGGGAAACACCTGACCCGGCATTCTGGACGGCCCATGGTTATGCAGTGCTACGAGCCGATGAAGTTGGCAGTGGTCAGTCTCCTGGTGTCCTAGATACCATGTCCAAGTCCACCACGGATGCCTTTGTGGATGTCATTGAATGGGCGGCCGAGCAGACATGGAGTAACGGAAAGGTAGGCCTGGTCGGCATCAGCTATTTTGGTGGAAGCCAATGGAGAGTCGCAGCTCGCCAGCCAAAAGGTCTAGCAGCCATGATTCCATGTGACGGGATGGCCGATTACTACCGTGACCGTTGTCGACATGGTGGGATTCTCACCGGGTTTCTGAAATGGTGGTTTAGCAACTCTGTGGCCA ATACAATCGAGGGTGATTTAGACGCTAACGAATTGGCTGAGAATTTGCGCGACCAGGCGGTGGATAACAGTCAACATTTCTTCCGCGACGATCCCTATTACGCATCGCGGGATTATAATTTGGAAGATATAGTCACTCCGTTGCTCTCTCTTGGGAATTGGGGGAGTATCATGATTCATTTGCGTGGTAATTACGAAGGATTCAGGCTTGCGAGCTCAGAAAAGAAGTTTCTCCGTATGAATGTCGGACGACATGATGTCCCATTTTACGAAGATGAAacagtacaagtacagctcagcttcttggaTGCTTTCCTCAAGGGACAAGATAAAGGTGGCTGGATAGATGGTACTAGGCCCCCTGTTGACCTGATTCTGCGCAGAGGTAACGTGGGAGTCAATAATCCGGAAGCTGAAAAGGCATTTCAACGAAGATTCGAGACTGAGTGGCCATTGGCTAGAACGCAGTATACAAAGTACTATCTGACGCCAGAAGGAAATCTCATCACGACTATTCCTAGTATACACTACAACAGATTGTCGTATCCAGCTCTTGGAAACGTGGAAGATCCTCAGTTTGTTCACTTTTCAAGCTATCCATTTTCTCAAGATACAGAGATCACGGGGTATATTACGGCCCACCTCAATATCTCTGTTACGCCTCTTTCGGGTGGCCCAGTCCCAACAGATATCGACCTCTTTTTGACACTACGGCACTTTGGTcccaatggcaaggagaTCCACTACACTGGCATCACTGGCGAGCCGGTGCCATTGTGCAAAGGTTGGCAGCGGGTAAGTCTTCGCAAGGTTAATGACAAGCACCCACGACACAGAGAATGGCTTCCATATAGAGATTATATCTCGTCGGATGTTTTGACCGTCATTCCAGGCGAGGTGTATCCCGTGGATGTTGAGGTTTGGGCCACCACTGTGATGGTTGAGAAGGGTGAGTACCTTGTTTTTGAGGTCAGCAGTGGCGATACTCAGGGAGGAGGTCTATTCAACCATGACTTGAATGAGAG GTCCTATGAGAGGTTTGCTGGAAACAACCATATTCATTTTAGCTCTGAGTTTATAAACTCTATTACCCTGCCAGTTATTCCCTAA
- a CDS encoding amidase domain-containing protein — MAARLSTAELLSLDSAGLQKKFEAGLLTSVELVQACLAQISKHDQQGAKLNAMISIVPNRILMERSAQLDRERAAGLIRSPFHGIPILIKDAIATRPSLELATTLGSLALKDSIMTKNAGIVDKLEEMGVIVLGKTNLNEFCNFKADANSNGWSAIGGQTQSAYIARKPDECGLGQSDLCGSSTGSAVGVSAGYAPLALGTESIGSIVMPGSRAGLYALKPALNTVNMDGVFKSSVELDVVSGFARSTSDLALLSEAALTEEKRILLPKEGYRKYLTKTFDSLRIGFLDPTKLSLHPDIVQLDEGTLKQMHAIEASVTYPVEIPLATNMWYEGQNPIDVITSYEGKKALEAWLDEAKVSGLNTIEDVIKFNLDHRQKELPAGHPDQNQLLKATRDPPTREIYEGVKERIKTVSKENGIDKLFREENLNILAFPMDSLMVFMSAASGYPIATMPTGVIQADGRPYGLGIMAQTGREDLMLQFMSAFEAHFPPRAVPSRVQDDHA; from the exons ATGGCTGCAAGATTATCAACCGCTGAACTGCTAAGTCTGGACTCTGCAGGATTGCAGAAAAAGTTTGAGGCTGGTCTTCTCACCAGCGTCGAGTTGGTCCAGGCATGTCTTGCACAAATCAGCAAACATGATCAGCAGGGCGCAAAACTGAATGCCATGATCTCAATCGTTCCAAACCGCATTTTAATGGAGCGCTCAGCACAGCTTGACCGTGAGCGAGCGGCAGGTCTTATTCGGAGCCCGTTCCACGGTATACCAATACTCATCAAA GATGCCATTGCAACAAGACCTTCGCTCGAACTTGCAACAACATTGGGTAGTCTTGCCTTGAAGGATTCAATAATGACCAAAAATGCGGGCATAGTTGATAAG CTGGAAGAAATGGGCGTCATCGTGTTAGGCAAAACGAATTTGAAC GAATTTTGCAACTTCAA GGCCGATGCTAATTCGAACGGATGGTCGGCAATTGGAGGACAAACACAATCTGCTTATATTGCTCGTAAACCTGACGAATGTGGCCTAGGGCAAAGT GACCTATGTGGTTCTTCGACAGGCTCTGCGGTGGGCGTTTCAGCGGGCTATGCTCCATTAGCCTTGGGCACTGAGTCGATTGGATCTATAGTCATGCCGGGTTCCAGAGCCGGTTTGTATGCCCTCAAGCCTGCGCTTAATACTGTGAATATGGACGGAGTTTTCAAAAGCTCCGTGGAGCTAGATGTTGTCAGTGGCTTTGCCAGATCGACATCAGACTTGGCCCTTCTGAGTGAGGCCGCTTTGACAGAGGAGAAACGAATACTTTTGCCAAAAGAGGGCTATCGGAAATACCTGACCAAAACTTTCGATTCACTCCGGATAGGCTTTCTTGACCCTACCAAATTGTCTCTTCATCCCGACATTGTACAGTTAGACGAGGGTACACTGAAGCAAATG CATGCTATCGAAGCATCCGTGACCTATCCGGTCGAAATACCACTCGCCACGAACATGTGGTATGAAGGGCAAAATCCAATCGACGTGAttacat CATACGAAGGCAAAAAAGCACTCGAGGCCTGGCTAGACGAAGCTAAAGTTTCAGGTTTAAATACGATAGAAGACGTCATTAAATTTAACTTGGACCATCGACAGAAAGAACTGCCCGCGG GCCACCCGGACCAGAACCAGCTGCTGAAGGCCACCCGAGATCCCCCCACGCGAGAGATTTATGAGGGTGTCAAGGAGCGGATTAAGACAGTCTCAAAAGAAAACGGGATAGACAAACTATTTCGAGAGGAAAATTTGAATATACTCGCATTTCCAATGGATAGCCTTATGGTGTTCATGTCGGCTGCATCAG GGTACCCAATTGCAACGATGCCCACTGGAGTCATCCAAGCAGACGGGAGACCATATGGACTAGGTATAATGGCGCAAACTGGTAGGGAGGACTTGATGTTACAGTTCATGAGTGCTTTCGAAGCCCACTTTCCACCACGTGCTGTTCCATCCCGCGTTCAAGATGATCATGCATGA
- a CDS encoding GDSL-like lipase/Acylhydrolase family domain-containing protein gives MPMLADSDNLPPDDFIQDGVAFCNTTIRQTVRLSIGTEKFLRVRLSNAFGSKPITLSQTTLALATKDKSGTTEIHSETIQSVRFGGSESSIIPAGALMVSDAVNFGFPLNSNTVLSISIFFETGHDAQCIVTHPGSRTTSYFTKGNHVSEGDFNHLTVKQNDHWYYISGVEVFAPRDTRAFALIGDSITDGRCSITNGDTRWPDILFRRLQASTSGLHTSLAIVNQAAGGNRVMDDGLGPSVLSRLDRDIISLSGVSCVMIFEGINDIGMEPADSCSQGALSNRLIASYKQIAIRLRSQGIAIFVATLTPFGLSQVDPKEESTRQAVNNWIRTSSIFDAVIDFDEILRDPAHHSLLKREYDSGDGLHPNQSAFYAMADSFPIDIFEKLF, from the exons ATGCCAATGCTTGCAGATAGTGATAACCTTCCCCCAGATGACTTT ATACAAGATGGTGTGGCCTTTTGTAACACCACTATTCGTCAAACCGTACGACTATCAATTGGAACCGAGAAATTCTTGCGAGTCAGGCTATCGAATGCGTTTGGGTCTAAGCCCATTACCTTATCACAAACAACGCTGGCACTAGCGACCAAGGATAAGTCGGGGACCACAGAGATTCATTCCGAAACCATACAGAGCGTCAGATTTGGCGGAAGCGAATCTTCTATTATTCCAGCCGGAGCGCTTATGGTTTCTGACGCCGTAAATTTTGGGTTTCCCTTAAACTCTAATACTGTATTGAGTATCAGTATCTTCTTTGAAACTGGTCATGACGCACAGTGCATAGTTACGCACCCAGGTAGTCGCACTACCTCGTATTTCACTAAAGGCAATCATGTGTCTGAGGGTGACTTCAATCACCTTACCGTCAAGCAGAATGATCACTG GTACTACATTAGTGGTGTCGAAGTGTTTGCACCTCGAGATACGCGAGCCTTTGCCCTCATTGGAGACAGCATTACAgacggcagatgcagcatcACGAATGGCGATACCCG GTGGCCGGATATCTTATTTAGGCGACTACAAGCCAGTACATCCGGATTACATACTTCCTTGGCGATAGTGAACCAAGCGGCCGGAGGTAATCGTGTTATGGATGATGGTCTTGGACCCAGCGTGCTGAGTAGACTTGATAGAGACATTATATCTCTTTCTGGTGTCAGCTGCGTTATGATATTTGAAGGCATAAACGATATTGGCATGGAACCCGCCGATTCCTGTAGTCAAGGGGCCCTTAGCAATCGGCTAATTGCATCGTATAAGCAAATTGCTATCCGACTAAGATCGCAGGGCATTGCAATCTTTGTAGCGACGTTGACGCCTTTTGGCCTTTCGCAAGTGGACCCTAAAGA GGAGTCAACGAGACAGGCTGTCAACAACTGGATTCGCACAAGCAGTATCTTCGACGCTGTCATTGACTTCGATGAGATCTTACGGGACCCAGCACACCATTCGTTACTAAAAAGAGAATATGACTCAGGCGATGGATTACACCCTAATCAGAGCGCATTTTACGCCATGGCAGACTCTTTTCCGATCGACATTTTCGAGAAACTATTTTAA
- a CDS encoding FAD binding domain-containing protein: MAMTLQNKDADGDRFWLPHRQDLAPKKGAKSLNVGIIGAGIAGLTAAIAMSQSGHDVEIFERSEFKSEMGAAISCPPNSFRILKFYGIDVASARGVVNPIQAVYYDSKEPGTKDYVDFSGYRSKYQAPWAFFHRVDLHNELRRLAVQPPDGDRKPSKLRLSSSVKDVQLDGIIVFQDGRTIKKDLVIAADGIRSAFLSQVVGHDVYPEHYMSMIRFLIPSHEFLSLPEARCHFESGMTSLNIVKGGNKSIVFYPCREGTLLNVGVLTPPEVCKSADGDDLPLTQDLIDNATEDFHSVYNGLYRLKDTFGQWKLFRRAPLSILAKGKIVLIGDAAHPMPPLRAQGAAAAIEDAAALGVLFSDLESANEVPDRLEAFNKLRVRRVGGTQVLSSLHEWDPLKLPQEHTKYFDGKVPYTHQEIDDWFYDYNLITKALEVLQECQISKEPN; the protein is encoded by the exons ATGGCAATGACTTTACAGAACAAGGATGCAGACGGTGACCGTTTCTGGTTACCACACCGCCAAGACCTTGCGCCAAAGAAGGGAGCCAAATCACTCAATGTTGGAATCATAGGCGCCGGCATCGCCGGTTTGACGGCTGCTATTGCGATGAGCCAAAGTGGTCATGACGTTGAA ATTTTCGAACGATCCGAATTTAAGAGTGAAATGGGTGCTGCCATATCTTGTCCACCAAATTCGTTTCGAATTCTTAAGTTCTATGGGATTGACGTCGCTTCAGCTAGAGGAG TCGTTAATCCCATACAGGCGGTATATTATGACTCCAAGGAACCGGGGACCAAAGATTACGTGGACTTTTCGGGCTACCGATCAAAATACCAAGCGCCTTGGGCATTTTTCCACAGGGTCGACTTGCACAATGAACTCAGGAGACTCGCAGTCCAGCCTCCGGATGGCGATCGTAAACCTTCAAAATTACGGCTCTCTTCCTCGGTCAAAGATGTGCAGCTTGATGGTATAATAGTGTTCCAGGACGGCAGAACCATAAAAAAAGATCTGGTTATTGCGGCAGACGGTATCCGC TCTGCCTTTTTATCGCAAGTGGTTGGACATGACGTCTACCCTGAGCACTACATGTCTATGATTCGATTCCTTATTCCCTCGCATGAGTTTCTGAGCTTGCCCGAAGCTCGCTGCCACTTTGAAAGCGGCATGACATCACTTAATATTGTCAAAGGTGGTAACAAGAGCATCGTGTTTTATCCTTGTAGGGA GGGAACACTTCTGAACGTTGGCGTTCTCACCCCACCGGAAGTGTGCAAGAGTGCTGACGGAGATGATCTGCCTCTAACCCAAGACCTAATCGACAATGCCACTGAAGATTTTCATAGCGTGTATAATGGGCTCTACAGGCTCAAGGATACATTTGGCCAGTGGAAGCTTTTCAGGAGAGCGCCACTGAGTATCCTAGCAAAGGGGAAAATCGTGCTaattggagatgctgcccACCCTATGCCACCCT TACGAGCACAAGGtgcagccgctgccatcGAGGATGCTGCGGCTCTGGGTGTACTCTTCTCCGACCTTGAATCCGCCAACGAAGTACCTGATCGACTGGAAGCTTTCAACAAGCTTCGCGTCCGAAGAGTTGGAGGAACTCAAGTTTTGTCATCATTGCACGAATGGGATCCGCTAAAACTTCCACAAGAGCACACAAAGTATTTTGATGGGAAAGTACCAT ATACGCATCAGGAAATTGACGATTGGTTTTATGACTATAACCTCATTACCAAAGCCCTAGAAGTCTTACAAGAATGCCAGATATCTAAAGAGCCTAATTGA